From a region of the Mycobacterium sp. SMC-8 genome:
- the rplQ gene encoding 50S ribosomal protein L17: protein MPKPTKGPRLGGSSSHQKALLANLATSLFEHGRIKTTEPKARALRPYAEKLITHAKKGTLHNRREVMKKIRDKDIVHVLFAEIGPFFADRNGGYTRIIKVENRKGDNAPMAVIELVREKTVTSEANRARRADAAQKVAAAAAPQAAVEPEAAEGPAAEEETVEEVKPEDAAIEEAQEAEAAEEVAEAEAEDDNKS from the coding sequence ATGCCCAAGCCCACCAAGGGTCCTCGCCTCGGCGGGTCGTCCTCGCACCAGAAGGCGCTGCTGGCCAATCTGGCCACCTCGCTGTTCGAGCACGGCCGCATCAAGACGACCGAGCCGAAGGCACGGGCGCTGCGTCCGTACGCGGAGAAGCTCATCACCCACGCCAAGAAGGGCACGCTGCACAACCGGCGTGAGGTGATGAAGAAGATCCGCGACAAGGACATCGTGCATGTCCTGTTCGCCGAGATCGGGCCGTTCTTCGCCGACCGCAACGGCGGCTACACCCGCATCATCAAGGTCGAGAACCGCAAGGGCGACAACGCCCCCATGGCGGTCATCGAGCTGGTGCGGGAGAAGACCGTCACCTCCGAGGCGAACCGTGCGCGTCGCGCGGACGCGGCGCAAAAGGTGGCCGCGGCTGCCGCGCCGCAGGCCGCGGTCGAGCCCGAGGCAGCCGAAGGCCCGGCCGCCGAGGAGGAGACCGTCGAAGAGGTCAAGCCAGAAGACGCCGCGATCGAGGAGGCTCAGGAAGCTGAAGCCGCCGAAGAGGTCGCCGAAGCCGAAGCCGAGGATGACAACAAGTCCTGA
- a CDS encoding cutinase family protein: MIRQLRKLRVLSATAALLFTAASFVAPPLASAQSCPEAELIFARGRIESPGAGQIGNALVSALRNKTGKDIDLYAVKYPADTEVDIGANDMSQRIQYMAGNCPDTRLVLGGYSLGAAVTDVVVAVPIAAFGFKSPLPDGVDRHIAAVALFGNGSQWVGPIANFTNPALRDRIIELCHGDDPICNPTAPENWQDYWPAHLAPAYIGAGMVNQAADFIVGRL, from the coding sequence GTGATTCGTCAGCTGCGAAAATTACGGGTCCTGTCGGCCACGGCTGCGCTCCTCTTCACCGCAGCCTCGTTCGTTGCGCCCCCGCTCGCGTCGGCACAGTCCTGCCCCGAGGCCGAGCTGATCTTCGCCCGCGGCCGCATCGAGTCGCCCGGCGCCGGCCAGATCGGCAACGCGCTGGTCAGCGCGCTGCGCAACAAGACCGGCAAGGACATCGACCTTTACGCGGTGAAGTATCCCGCCGACACCGAGGTCGACATCGGCGCCAATGACATGAGCCAACGCATCCAGTACATGGCCGGCAACTGCCCCGACACCCGACTGGTGCTGGGCGGCTATTCACTGGGCGCGGCAGTCACCGACGTGGTGGTCGCGGTCCCGATCGCCGCGTTCGGCTTCAAGAGCCCGCTGCCCGACGGTGTCGATCGGCACATCGCCGCCGTCGCGCTGTTCGGTAACGGCAGTCAGTGGGTCGGGCCGATCGCGAACTTCACCAACCCGGCGCTGCGCGACCGGATCATCGAGCTGTGCCACGGCGACGATCCGATCTGCAATCCGACCGCTCCGGAGAACTGGCAGGACTACTGGCCCGCGCATCTGGCCCCCGCCTACATCGGCGCGGGCATGGTGAACCAGGCCGCCGACTTCATCGTGGGCCGACTGTAG
- the eccB gene encoding type VII secretion protein EccB produces the protein MAQPTTRLHVSGHRFQARRMEHALIRGDARMLDDPLRAQSISLIAGAVLATVAVAVCAVLTVVRPGGSVGDARLVVVRESGAMYVRIDDVMHPVFNLASARLILGGPVEPRLVSQRSVGESALGPQVGIPGAPAQISPPLDTPESAWTVCDAGESGTSVAAGPVDTSAMTTDARVLVTPRGESAASTYLLHDGRRSRVDLRHPAVVRALRLDGVTPQSVSPALLAAVPEAPAIEPPRIPALGTAGPAVLRGHPVGTVVQVPGAGAAVDYFVVLSDGLQRVGEVAADLIRYTDSRIDEQMPTVSADVVGALPVVDTLAVSTFPHTGGVTDDPVVCAAWYPDAGETGSRTAVLVGDAAPPAAHPVGLAQADGAGPAVDTVSVPAGRAVFVRSVALTGEGHSTGSLFLVTDTGVLFGVRDPDSARALGITAAAVPAPWPVLATLPRGPELSGSAASVMRDGVS, from the coding sequence ATGGCGCAACCGACGACACGCCTGCACGTCAGTGGGCACCGCTTCCAGGCGCGGCGGATGGAACATGCGCTGATCCGCGGCGACGCCCGGATGCTCGACGATCCGCTTCGCGCACAGTCTATCTCGCTGATCGCCGGTGCGGTGCTGGCCACTGTCGCCGTCGCGGTGTGCGCGGTGCTGACCGTGGTGCGCCCCGGCGGTTCCGTCGGTGATGCGCGGCTGGTCGTGGTCCGCGAATCCGGGGCGATGTACGTCAGGATCGACGACGTCATGCATCCGGTGTTCAACCTGGCCTCGGCGCGGCTGATCCTGGGCGGCCCCGTCGAGCCGCGGCTGGTCTCGCAGCGGTCCGTCGGCGAGTCGGCGCTAGGCCCGCAGGTCGGCATTCCCGGTGCGCCCGCCCAGATCTCGCCGCCACTGGACACCCCGGAGTCCGCCTGGACAGTCTGCGATGCCGGGGAGTCCGGTACCTCCGTCGCGGCGGGGCCGGTCGACACGTCGGCCATGACGACCGATGCCCGCGTGCTGGTGACACCCCGCGGGGAGAGTGCCGCGTCGACCTACCTGCTGCACGACGGCCGCCGGTCCCGGGTGGATCTGCGCCATCCCGCTGTGGTGCGTGCGCTTCGGCTCGACGGCGTTACGCCGCAGTCGGTTTCGCCCGCTCTGTTGGCGGCGGTGCCGGAGGCGCCCGCCATCGAACCGCCACGCATCCCCGCTCTGGGCACCGCCGGGCCGGCGGTGCTCCGCGGCCATCCGGTGGGCACCGTGGTACAGGTGCCCGGCGCAGGGGCGGCGGTCGACTACTTCGTGGTGCTGTCGGACGGCCTGCAGCGCGTCGGGGAGGTCGCGGCCGACCTGATCCGTTACACCGACAGCCGGATCGATGAACAGATGCCGACGGTGTCGGCTGACGTCGTCGGTGCGCTGCCGGTGGTGGACACTCTTGCCGTGTCGACATTTCCGCACACCGGTGGGGTGACCGACGATCCGGTGGTGTGTGCCGCCTGGTATCCCGACGCCGGTGAAACCGGTTCACGCACCGCCGTTCTGGTGGGGGACGCCGCACCGCCGGCCGCGCATCCGGTCGGGCTCGCACAGGCCGACGGCGCAGGACCGGCGGTCGACACGGTGTCGGTGCCCGCCGGTCGCGCGGTCTTCGTCCGTTCCGTGGCGCTCACCGGCGAGGGGCACAGCACCGGCTCGCTGTTCCTGGTGACCGACACCGGGGTGCTGTTCGGGGTCCGCGACCCCGACAGCGCGCGGGCACTCGGGATCACCGCGGCCGCGGTGCCCGCGCCGTGGCCCGTGCTCGCGACGTTGCCGCGCGGTCCCGAACTCAGCGGGTCCGCCGCGTCAGTCATGCGAGACGGGGTGTCGTGA
- a CDS encoding CGNR zinc finger domain-containing protein: MLFTHDTELTLRAASVLINSDRVDGEQLPDLAALDRYLHDFGWTGRRDHDAAELDAVHTLRARLGRIWEVADDEVRAVDQVNALLADTKASPWLTRHPEMPEWHLHLASIHDPLWQRMGAEMAMALADLIRAGELRRLKVCAAPDCGAVLVDLSRNRSGKFCDTGNCGNRQHVAAYRERRSNK, translated from the coding sequence ATGCTTTTCACTCATGACACTGAGCTCACCCTTCGCGCAGCGAGTGTCCTGATCAACAGCGACCGGGTGGATGGTGAGCAGCTGCCCGACCTCGCCGCCCTCGACCGGTACCTGCACGACTTCGGCTGGACGGGCCGACGCGATCACGACGCTGCCGAACTCGACGCGGTGCACACGCTGCGTGCCCGGCTGGGCCGCATCTGGGAGGTCGCCGACGACGAGGTGCGCGCCGTCGATCAGGTCAACGCTCTGCTGGCCGACACCAAGGCGTCGCCGTGGCTGACCCGGCACCCCGAGATGCCCGAGTGGCATCTGCATCTTGCGTCGATCCACGACCCGCTGTGGCAGCGGATGGGCGCCGAGATGGCGATGGCGCTGGCCGATCTGATCCGGGCCGGGGAATTGCGCCGGCTCAAGGTCTGCGCCGCCCCGGATTGCGGCGCGGTGCTCGTCGATCTGTCCCGCAACAGGTCGGGCAAGTTCTGCGACACCGGCAACTGCGGGAACCGCCAGCACGTTGCGGCCTACCGGGAACGGCGCTCCAACAAGTGA
- the truA gene encoding tRNA pseudouridine(38-40) synthase TruA, whose amino-acid sequence MTTSPDDNVVSMPAIDFGGGHVRLRLDIAYDGTEFAGWATQTGQRTVAGAIDDALSTVFRAPVVTRAAGRTDSGVHATGQVAHVDVPADALPHASPRTRRPGEPEFGPLVRRLGRMLPEDVRVREITRAAPGFDARFSALRRHYVYRLTTAPYGAEPHETRFVTAWPRPLDVAAMSAAARELLGLHDFAAFCRHREGATTIRELQRLDCERDGDRIAVHVSADAFCWNMVRSLVGALLAVGEHRRDPAWCAALLDSARRSSDFAAAPARGLTLVGVDYPPDAELAARNLVTRDLRTADEL is encoded by the coding sequence ATGACAACAAGTCCTGACGACAACGTCGTGAGCATGCCCGCCATCGATTTCGGTGGCGGGCATGTTCGTTTACGCCTCGACATCGCCTACGACGGCACCGAGTTCGCCGGCTGGGCGACACAAACCGGACAGCGCACCGTCGCGGGCGCGATCGACGACGCGCTGTCCACGGTGTTCCGGGCACCGGTGGTCACCCGTGCCGCGGGGCGCACCGATTCCGGGGTGCACGCCACCGGGCAGGTCGCCCACGTCGACGTGCCCGCCGACGCGCTGCCGCACGCCTCCCCGCGCACCCGCCGTCCAGGGGAGCCCGAGTTCGGGCCACTGGTCCGCCGATTGGGACGGATGCTGCCCGAGGATGTACGCGTGCGCGAGATAACCCGCGCCGCACCTGGATTCGACGCTCGGTTCTCGGCGCTGCGTCGCCACTACGTCTATCGGTTGACGACGGCGCCGTACGGCGCCGAGCCGCACGAGACCCGGTTCGTCACCGCGTGGCCGCGGCCGCTCGATGTGGCGGCGATGTCCGCCGCCGCCCGGGAGTTGTTGGGGCTGCACGACTTCGCCGCGTTCTGCCGCCACCGGGAAGGGGCGACGACAATCCGGGAACTGCAGCGGCTGGACTGCGAACGCGACGGCGACCGGATCGCCGTGCATGTCAGCGCCGACGCGTTCTGTTGGAACATGGTGCGTTCACTGGTGGGCGCGCTGCTGGCTGTCGGGGAGCACCGCCGCGACCCGGCGTGGTGCGCGGCACTGTTGGATTCGGCGCGACGCTCCAGCGATTTCGCCGCGGCGCCGGCGCGGGGCCTGACGCTCGTCGGTGTCGACTATCCGCCCGACGCCGAGCTTGCGGCCCGCAACCTGGTGACCCGGGACCTGCGTACCGCCGACGAGCTGTAG
- a CDS encoding cutinase family protein → MIDLDLRRRRLTSVLAAVLLAVAALAGTPGRLPVAHAQGCPDIEVVFARGTDEPAGLGRVGAAFVDALRDRVGGRSVGAYAVNYPASFDFLAAAAGANDASLHIQYMMANCPQTRLVLGGYSQGAAVVDVIAAVPIPAVGFTAPLPPNAPDFVAAIAVFGNPSAKVGLPITASPVWGSRSIDLCNVGDPVCSNGNVIAAHSNYGPVGLTDRAAAFVAGLV, encoded by the coding sequence ATGATCGATCTTGATCTCCGGCGGCGCCGGCTGACGTCGGTGCTCGCGGCCGTGCTGCTGGCCGTAGCAGCCCTGGCCGGGACGCCCGGCCGCTTGCCGGTGGCCCATGCGCAGGGATGTCCCGACATCGAGGTCGTCTTCGCCCGCGGCACCGACGAGCCCGCCGGCCTAGGCCGGGTGGGTGCGGCGTTCGTCGACGCGCTGCGTGACCGCGTCGGGGGCCGCTCGGTGGGCGCCTACGCCGTCAACTACCCGGCGAGCTTCGACTTCCTTGCCGCGGCGGCGGGCGCCAACGACGCCAGCCTGCACATCCAGTACATGATGGCCAACTGCCCGCAGACCCGACTGGTGCTCGGCGGCTATTCGCAGGGCGCCGCGGTGGTCGACGTGATCGCCGCAGTCCCGATCCCGGCGGTCGGGTTCACCGCACCGCTGCCGCCAAACGCGCCGGATTTCGTCGCCGCCATCGCCGTCTTCGGCAACCCGTCGGCCAAGGTGGGTCTGCCGATCACCGCGAGCCCGGTGTGGGGCTCGCGGTCCATCGACCTGTGCAACGTCGGGGATCCGGTGTGTTCGAACGGAAACGTGATCGCCGCGCACAGCAACTACGGGCCCGTCGGGCTCACGGACCGGGCCGCGGCGTTCGTAGCCGGACTTGTTTAA
- a CDS encoding DNA-directed RNA polymerase subunit alpha: MLISQRPTLSEEVLAENRSQFVIEPLEPGFGYTLGNSLRRTLLSSIPGAAVTSIRIDGVLHEFTTVPGVKEDVTDIILNLKGLVVSSEEDEPVTMYLRKQGPGEVTAGDIVPPAGVTVHNPEMHIATLNDKGKLEVELVVERGRGYVPAVQNKASGAEIGRIPVDSIYSPVLKVTYKVEATRVEQRTDFDKLILDVETKNSITPRDALASAGKTLVELFGLARELNVEAEGIEIGPSPAEADQAAHFALPIDDLDLTVRSYNCLKREGVHTVGELVARTESDLLDIRNFGQKSIDEVKIKLHQLGLSLKDSPASFDPSEVAGYDVATGTWNSDAGYDLDDNQDFAETEQL, from the coding sequence ATGCTGATTTCTCAGCGCCCCACCCTGAGCGAAGAGGTTCTCGCCGAGAACCGCTCCCAGTTCGTGATCGAACCGCTGGAGCCCGGATTCGGTTACACCCTCGGAAACTCGCTGCGCCGCACGCTGCTGTCGTCCATCCCGGGCGCGGCCGTCACCAGCATCCGCATCGACGGTGTGCTGCACGAGTTCACCACCGTCCCCGGAGTCAAGGAAGACGTCACCGACATCATCCTGAACCTCAAGGGTCTGGTCGTGTCCTCCGAGGAGGACGAGCCGGTCACCATGTACCTGCGCAAGCAGGGCCCGGGTGAGGTCACCGCCGGCGACATCGTGCCGCCCGCCGGCGTCACGGTGCACAACCCCGAGATGCACATCGCCACCCTGAACGACAAGGGCAAGCTGGAGGTCGAGCTCGTCGTCGAGCGCGGCCGCGGCTACGTGCCTGCCGTGCAGAACAAGGCCTCCGGCGCCGAGATCGGCCGGATCCCGGTCGATTCCATCTACTCGCCGGTGCTCAAGGTCACCTACAAGGTGGAGGCCACCCGCGTCGAGCAGCGCACCGACTTCGACAAGCTGATCCTCGATGTCGAGACCAAGAACTCGATCACCCCGCGCGACGCACTGGCCTCGGCCGGCAAAACGCTGGTGGAATTGTTCGGTCTGGCACGAGAACTCAACGTCGAGGCCGAGGGCATCGAGATCGGTCCCTCGCCGGCCGAGGCCGATCAGGCCGCGCACTTCGCGCTGCCGATCGACGACCTGGACCTGACGGTGCGGTCGTACAACTGCCTCAAGCGCGAGGGTGTGCACACGGTGGGTGAGCTCGTGGCCCGCACGGAGTCCGATCTGCTGGACATCCGTAACTTCGGCCAGAAGTCCATCGACGAGGTGAAGATCAAGCTGCACCAGCTCGGTCTGTCGCTCAAGGACAGCCCGGCCAGCTTCGATCCGTCCGAGGTCGCCGGCTACGACGTCGCCACCGGCACCTGGAACAGCGATGCCGGCTACGACCTGGACGACAACCAGGACTTTGCCGAAACCGAACAGCTCTAA
- a CDS encoding cutinase family protein, with translation MLAAAAAVMAFLAAVVLPAGTASAQPCPDVEVVFARGTSEPPGVGRVGQALADTLRNQLGGRTVGTYGVNYPASYDFLNTASGATDATGRIAFMAAQCPNTRIVLGGYSQGAAVVAMLAGVPPLGDRIGTIGSAPPLPAGLGGNVAAVAVFGNPSAKFGSPVSGRGVFAGKAIDLCADGDPICSGGRNPFAHTSYERSPLIGQAAGFAAGRV, from the coding sequence ATGCTGGCGGCCGCCGCTGCCGTGATGGCCTTCTTGGCCGCCGTGGTCCTTCCCGCCGGAACGGCTTCTGCTCAGCCGTGCCCCGACGTCGAGGTGGTCTTCGCCCGCGGTACCAGTGAGCCGCCCGGCGTGGGGCGGGTCGGCCAGGCGCTCGCCGACACCCTGCGCAACCAGCTAGGCGGTAGGACCGTGGGCACCTACGGCGTGAACTATCCCGCCAGCTACGACTTCCTGAACACGGCCAGTGGCGCCACCGACGCCACCGGACGTATCGCCTTCATGGCGGCCCAGTGCCCGAACACCCGCATCGTGCTCGGCGGCTACTCGCAGGGCGCGGCGGTCGTCGCGATGCTTGCCGGGGTGCCGCCGCTCGGCGACCGGATCGGCACCATCGGCTCGGCGCCTCCGCTGCCGGCGGGACTGGGCGGCAACGTCGCGGCCGTCGCGGTATTCGGCAACCCGTCTGCCAAGTTCGGAAGTCCGGTTTCGGGCCGCGGAGTGTTCGCCGGTAAGGCAATCGACCTGTGCGCCGACGGTGATCCGATCTGTTCCGGGGGCCGCAACCCGTTTGCCCACACCAGCTACGAGCGTTCCCCGCTCATCGGCCAGGCCGCCGGTTTCGCCGCTGGCCGGGTCTGA
- a CDS encoding DMT family transporter, translating into MAALDTNPRVRVDHFRTGLLFAVGSAFAFGCSGPFAKALMEAGWTPTAAVTARLAGGALAMAVFASVVRPGWWREARSHARTVALYGLVPIAGAQLFYYNAVSHLSVGVALLLEYTAPILVVGWLWATTRKRPTSMTLSGVALAVTGIMLVLGIVGPGGFTGASINLAGVGWGLAAAVCAACYFLMSDKVGADASDGRPALHPITLAAGGLLVGAVTVAILGAAGVMPMRFTSDDTVIAGWTTPWIVPVIALGLIPTAIAYTLGIVGIARLRPRFASLVGLSEVMFAVLAAWVLLGEAMTPTQAIGGAVVLVGLALARQGDRSELDEAETVTWPDAPATGTSSG; encoded by the coding sequence ATGGCTGCGCTCGATACGAACCCGCGCGTTCGCGTCGACCATTTTCGTACAGGTCTGCTGTTCGCTGTCGGCTCCGCGTTCGCGTTCGGGTGCTCCGGGCCGTTTGCGAAGGCGTTGATGGAGGCCGGCTGGACGCCGACCGCGGCGGTCACCGCCCGGCTGGCCGGCGGCGCGCTCGCGATGGCGGTCTTCGCCTCCGTCGTCCGTCCCGGCTGGTGGCGGGAGGCGCGCTCGCACGCCAGGACGGTGGCGCTGTACGGCCTGGTGCCGATCGCCGGCGCACAGCTCTTCTACTACAACGCGGTGTCGCACCTGTCGGTCGGCGTCGCACTCCTGCTCGAATACACCGCACCGATCCTGGTGGTCGGCTGGCTGTGGGCCACCACCCGGAAGCGGCCCACATCGATGACGCTCTCCGGGGTAGCGCTCGCGGTCACGGGGATCATGCTGGTGCTCGGCATCGTCGGGCCCGGCGGGTTCACCGGCGCCTCCATCAATCTCGCCGGTGTCGGCTGGGGCCTGGCCGCGGCCGTGTGCGCCGCCTGTTACTTCCTGATGTCCGACAAGGTCGGCGCCGACGCCTCCGACGGCCGGCCGGCGCTGCACCCGATCACGCTGGCGGCGGGCGGTCTGCTCGTCGGCGCCGTCACGGTCGCGATACTCGGGGCCGCCGGCGTGATGCCGATGCGCTTCACCTCCGACGACACGGTGATCGCGGGCTGGACCACCCCCTGGATCGTGCCGGTGATCGCGCTCGGCCTGATCCCGACGGCGATCGCCTACACCCTGGGCATCGTCGGGATCGCCCGGCTGCGGCCCCGATTCGCGTCCCTGGTCGGCCTGTCCGAGGTGATGTTCGCGGTGCTGGCGGCCTGGGTGCTGCTCGGTGAGGCGATGACCCCCACCCAAGCCATCGGGGGCGCCGTCGTGCTGGTCGGGCTCGCGCTGGCCCGGCAGGGCGACCGCAGCGAACTCGATGAGGCCGAGACGGTGACCTGGCCGGATGCACCGGCGACGGGGACGTCGAGCGGCTAA
- the mycP gene encoding type VII secretion-associated serine protease mycosin produces the protein MFPTAPYAAAVGPPAVDESLLPAPGPAAPLRPTTQHDACVTAPPAAAAATGPGQVRGLDLPALWALTRGAGQTVAVIDTGVARHRRLPHLVPGGDYVSRQDGTADCDGHGTIVAGIIGAAPDTADPDAFAGLAPEVSLLSIRQSSNKFRAVDEPGGSGVGDVDTLASAVRTAADQGATVINISTVACVPVEGSLDDRALGAALAYAVDVKNVVVVTAAGNVGGAGQCLEHNPRDPTLATAVTTVASPAWYDDYVLTVGAVNADGIASEFSLAGPWVDVAAPGEGVISLAPAGDGLVDTSPAGRPISGTSYAVPVVAAIAALVRARFPELTARQVMRVIEDTAHDPPGGWDPVVGHGVVDALAAVSATGAGTGETVTPAATPIAAPSPPRTTSRRTAVQAAVLCLALAGCGVAVSAVVHRSRHPVSHD, from the coding sequence ATGTTTCCGACGGCCCCGTATGCGGCCGCGGTCGGGCCGCCCGCGGTGGACGAGTCGCTGCTGCCCGCGCCGGGCCCGGCTGCGCCGCTGCGCCCCACCACCCAGCACGACGCCTGCGTCACCGCCCCACCGGCCGCCGCGGCGGCCACGGGCCCCGGGCAGGTGCGCGGGCTCGACCTTCCCGCCCTGTGGGCGCTGACCCGTGGAGCGGGCCAGACTGTCGCGGTGATCGACACCGGGGTGGCGCGGCACCGCAGACTGCCGCACCTGGTCCCCGGCGGCGACTATGTGTCCCGTCAGGACGGCACCGCCGACTGTGACGGGCACGGCACGATCGTCGCCGGGATCATCGGGGCCGCACCGGACACCGCCGATCCGGACGCGTTCGCCGGCCTCGCTCCTGAGGTGTCACTGCTGTCGATCAGGCAGTCCAGCAACAAGTTTCGCGCCGTCGACGAACCGGGAGGCTCAGGTGTCGGGGATGTCGACACGCTGGCCTCTGCCGTGCGCACCGCGGCCGACCAGGGGGCCACGGTGATCAACATCTCGACAGTGGCGTGCGTCCCGGTCGAGGGGAGCCTCGACGACCGGGCACTCGGCGCGGCACTGGCCTATGCCGTCGACGTGAAGAACGTCGTCGTGGTGACCGCGGCAGGCAACGTCGGCGGTGCCGGGCAGTGCCTGGAACACAATCCGCGCGACCCCACGCTCGCCACGGCGGTCACCACAGTGGCGAGTCCGGCCTGGTACGACGACTACGTGCTGACCGTCGGCGCGGTGAACGCCGACGGAATCGCCTCGGAGTTCAGCCTGGCCGGTCCCTGGGTGGACGTCGCAGCCCCGGGCGAGGGGGTGATCTCCCTGGCGCCCGCCGGGGACGGATTGGTGGACACGTCGCCGGCCGGCCGGCCGATCTCCGGAACCAGCTACGCCGTGCCCGTGGTCGCCGCGATCGCGGCGCTGGTCCGGGCCCGGTTCCCGGAACTGACCGCACGGCAGGTGATGCGCGTCATCGAGGACACCGCGCACGACCCGCCCGGCGGCTGGGATCCGGTCGTCGGACACGGCGTGGTGGATGCGCTCGCGGCGGTGTCGGCGACCGGGGCAGGAACGGGCGAGACGGTCACCCCGGCGGCAACGCCGATCGCCGCCCCGTCGCCGCCGCGGACCACCTCACGCAGGACCGCGGTACAAGCCGCCGTGCTGTGCCTGGCGTTGGCCGGATGCGGGGTGGCGGTCTCGGCGGTCGTGCACCGGTCACGACACCCCGTCTCGCATGACTGA
- the eccD gene encoding type VII secretion integral membrane protein EccD codes for MPDTLRRIAVHALAARGPEAVDLVVPAGLALGELMPSIVDVVLGASPGPTHWQLTRAAGDPLDPSMSLRDNGVDDGEVLVLTHVRIPPPRRLPADPCAALAASMTAEVDEESGGIAGAAAVLVAAGALAWAGVAAPTPWHFWSAAGLSVAAASGAVAASRIDRRSALVLGTAAVLFAGVAGLLALPGTPWVAALLLSASSGFAMAVLLVRVLPDPAPQAALTAAAGALTAAAAVGNLVPGSSVVGAALSVVSLAGLALAPRLAAHTDAPHRALTALVVGWAGAAAAGALTVAATAIATGSARALGAAFAADIGVVLVLRRRVHADPQRRSALGAAGLVSLLVSALVVTAAVPAQAGSISAGVAVAAALAVYGAARSYSPNALSRRWIQYVEYLALAAVAPLAFWIAGIYGLAQQLSLT; via the coding sequence GTGCCGGATACGTTGCGCAGGATCGCCGTTCACGCCCTCGCGGCGCGCGGTCCGGAGGCCGTGGATCTCGTCGTGCCCGCCGGTCTGGCACTGGGTGAGTTGATGCCGTCGATCGTCGATGTCGTGCTCGGCGCGTCACCCGGACCGACGCACTGGCAGTTGACCCGCGCGGCCGGCGATCCCTTGGACCCGTCGATGTCATTGAGGGACAACGGCGTCGATGACGGTGAGGTACTGGTGCTCACACATGTGCGGATCCCGCCCCCGCGCCGGCTACCGGCCGACCCGTGCGCCGCCCTCGCCGCTTCCATGACGGCCGAGGTCGACGAGGAATCCGGAGGGATCGCCGGCGCGGCCGCCGTCCTGGTGGCTGCCGGGGCGCTGGCATGGGCCGGCGTGGCGGCGCCGACGCCCTGGCACTTCTGGTCGGCGGCCGGGTTGTCGGTCGCCGCCGCGTCCGGCGCGGTGGCCGCCTCACGCATCGACCGGCGCTCGGCCCTGGTGCTCGGCACCGCCGCGGTGTTGTTCGCCGGTGTGGCAGGACTTCTCGCGCTGCCCGGTACGCCGTGGGTGGCGGCGCTGCTACTGTCCGCGTCCTCGGGGTTCGCGATGGCCGTGCTGCTGGTGAGGGTGCTGCCGGACCCGGCGCCGCAGGCGGCGCTCACGGCCGCGGCGGGCGCGCTCACCGCCGCGGCAGCCGTGGGCAACCTTGTGCCCGGGTCCTCGGTGGTCGGCGCGGCGCTGTCGGTGGTGTCGTTGGCCGGACTGGCGCTGGCCCCACGCCTGGCCGCGCATACCGACGCACCGCATCGCGCGCTGACCGCTCTCGTGGTCGGCTGGGCCGGCGCGGCGGCGGCCGGCGCTCTCACCGTGGCGGCCACCGCGATCGCCACGGGTTCGGCGCGGGCGTTGGGCGCGGCGTTCGCGGCCGATATCGGGGTGGTGCTCGTACTGCGCCGGCGCGTGCATGCCGACCCGCAGAGACGGTCCGCGCTGGGCGCCGCCGGGCTGGTGTCACTGCTGGTGTCGGCGCTCGTCGTGACGGCGGCGGTGCCTGCGCAAGCGGGCTCGATCAGCGCAGGCGTCGCGGTCGCCGCCGCGCTCGCGGTGTACGGCGCAGCCCGGTCGTACTCACCGAACGCGCTGTCGCGGAGGTGGATTCAGTATGTCGAGTACCTCGCACTGGCCGCGGTGGCGCCGCTGGCGTTCTGGATCGCCGGGATATACGGCCTGGCACAGCAATTGAGCCTGACGTGA